The proteins below come from a single Fusarium verticillioides 7600 chromosome 3, whole genome shotgun sequence genomic window:
- a CDS encoding OPT family small oligopeptide transporter, which translates to MAPLEHPKAITPDGHVTLLDITGRINDEPKQSRGSSQESKEQQESREPLKDTLRRLVEEHEHDQNFPDDLLNRAREYLENRNDEQQDAERGQSISREFQAQKELMLNSSIYPEVRAVVDDTDDPTLPVGTFRVFLLGTIFAIIGTGVEQFFSLRMPPIGLSTFIVQILALPIGKLLAKWLPKRKFSVFSWEFTLNPGPFNQKEQILIAMMANVTFGGSAVGAYIVSIIQVLKLDVFYGEKNISNSIPWQILTLISTQFIGYGCAGLVRRFLVYPPSMIWPKALANIALAKALNKDNGHSEDTVHGWKMSRYKFFLMCFISMFFYFWIPNYLFKALYLFNWPTWISPGNVTLALIAGSTCGLGLNPLPTLDWNVATYFGDPIVTPFFTLMNFASGMAIWGFIVAPLVYFNNVWNTGYLPINNNYIYDNHGLRYNLSRVLLPDLTLNQTAYHEYSVPLMTSTQVIKYAAAFMIYVATPVHMYLWHRKDIMSGIRACWARKSRDEEFNDMHNRLMSAYPECPHWWYIVILVASFIIACVSVSLWPTGMPIWGIVLAVIFTVVLQIPIGMLLAVTNMEISTRILSQLVSGYVFEGQPIPNMVFQMFSFMSTHQSLNFVSDLKLAHYAKIPPRWAFAAQVYATLLAGFVGLGVNHWLLRNVEDVCQAHQKDRFTCPRTHTFFMSSVIWGVVGPRRLFGTQGPYRAVTYTIPIGVLVPIAVYFMSKRWPNTFWRNVNAPILFIGPMAWAPFNWSYMQGSIALAFVFNKVIKRRYAAWWEKYAYVLTSSMSAAIGISGAVMYFAVQHLGIALDWWGNRVQTEGVDQGGFVADGKVVSCSVLKVPEKGYFDIGVDWKV; encoded by the coding sequence ATGGCTCCCCTAGAGCATCCAAAGGCAATCACTCCAGATGGCCATGTTACTCTTTTGGACATCACAGGTCGAATCAACGACGAGCCGAAGCAGAGCCGCGGTAGCAGCCAAGAGAGCAAGGAGCAACAAGAATCAAGAGAACCTCTCAAAGACACCCTAAGAAGGCTTGTAGAGGAGCACGAACATGACCAGAATTTCCCCgacgatcttctcaaccggGCGCGCGAATACCTCGAGAACAGAAACGACGAGCAACAAGATGCTGAGCGGGGCCAGAGCATCTCTAGAGAGTTCCAGGCTCAGAAGGAATTGATGCTAAATAGCTCCATCTATCCTGAAGTCCGAGCTGTTGTGGATGATACGGACGACCCGACCTTGCCAGTCGGCACATTCAGAGTATTCCTTTTGGGAACAATATTTGCAATCATTGGCACTGGGGTCGAACAGTTCTTTTCACTTCGAATGCCTCCCATTGGACTTTCGACGTTTATTGTACAGATATTGGCGTTGCCCATTGGGAAACTGTTGGCAAAATGGCTCCCGAAGAGGAAATTCAGTGTGTTTTCGTGGGAGTTCACACTCAACCCTGGACCTTTCAACCAAAAGGAGCAGATTCTCATTGCAATGATGGCAAATGTGACGTTTGGCGGTTCTGCCGTTGGAGCCTATATCGTGAGCATCATTCAAGTCCTGAAACTCGATGTCTTTTATGGGGAGAAGAACATTTCGAATAGTATTCCTTGGCAGATCCTCACGCTCATATCGACCCAGTTCATTGGGTATGGATGTGCAGGTCTGGTTCGAAGGTTTCTGGTATACCCGCCTTCGATGATCTGGCCAAAAGCATTGGCAAATATTGCACTTGCCAAGGCGTTGAACAAGGACAATGGACATTCAGAAGATACAGTGCACGGATGGAAGATGTCGCGATACAAGTTTTTCTTGATGTGCTTTATTTCCATGTTCTTTTATTTCTGGATTCCCAATTACCTATTCAAAGCGCTTTATTTGTTCAACTGGCCGACATGGATATCACCAGGCAACGTCACACTGGCCCTCATAGCTGGATCAACCTGTGGTTTGGGCCTCAACCCCTTACCAACATTAGACTGGAACGTTGCCACGTATTTCGGCGACCCTATAGTAACACCCTTCTTCACGCTGATGAACTTTGCAAGCGGCATGGCAATATGGGGCTTCATAGTCGCGCCGTTGGTATACTTCAACAATGTCTGGAACACAGGCTACCtccccatcaacaacaactacATCTACGACAACCATGGCTTGCGGTACAACCTCTCGCGCGTATTGCTGCCCGACCTTACGCTTAATCAGACCGCGTACCACGAGTACAGTGTCCCCCTCATGACTTCTACTCAGGTGATCAAGTATGCGGCTGCCTTTATGATATATGTTGCTACACCCGTGCACATGTACCTCTGGCACCGTAAGGATATCATGTCTGGGATACGGGCTTGTTGGGCACGGAAGTCGCGAGACGAGGAGTTCAATGATATGCACAACCGTCTTATGTCTGCGTATCCAGAGTGTCCTCACTGGTGGTACATTGTCATTCTCGTTGCGtctttcatcatcgcctGTGTCTCGGTGAGTTTGTGGCCAACTGGCATGCCAATATGGGGCATCGTCCTAGCTGTCATCTTTACCGTCGTATTGCAAATTCCAATTGGGATGCTCTTGGCTGTGACGAACATGGAGATTTCAACACGTATCCTTTCCCAGCTTGTTTCTGGCTATGTGTTTGAGGGCCAACCAATTCCGAACATGGTTTTCCAGATGTTCAGTTTCATGTCAACACATCAGTCGCTCAACTTTGTCAGTGATCTCAAGCTCGCGCATTATGCCAAGATTCCACCGAGGTGGGCGTTTGCAGCACAGGTTTATGCAACGCTTTTGGCAGGTTTTGTTGGGTTGGGCGTGAATCACTGGTTACTCCGTAACGTTGAGGATGTATGTCAAGCGCATCAGAAAGACCGCTTCACATGTCCCCGTACGCACACCTTCTTCATGTCCTCAGTGATATGGGGCGTCGTCGGACCACGTCGATTATTCGGTACGCAAGGCCCCTACCGAGCCGTCACATACACCATCCCCATCGGTGTCTTAGTCCCCATAGCCGTGTATTTCATGTCGAAGCGGTGGCCCAACACCTTCTGGCGCAATGTCAACGCGCCAATCCTATTCATAGGACCGATGGCGTGGGCTCCGTTCAACTGGAGCTACATGCAGGGCTCGATAGCCCTGGCGTTTGTGTTCAACAAGGTGATCAAGAGGCGGTACGCGGCGTGGTGGGAGAAGTACGCGTACGTGCTGACGAGTTCTATGAGCGCGGCTATTGGTATTTCTGGCGCGGTGATGTACTTTGCGGTGCAGCACCTGGGGATTGCGCTGGATTGGTGGGGGAACAGGGTTCAGACGGAGGGTGTTGATCAAGGGGGCTTTGTGGCTGATGGAAAGGTTGTTAGCTGTTCGGTGTTGAAGGTGCCTGAGAAGGGATACTTTGATATCGGGGTTGACTGGAAGGTGTAA